A region of Spirochaetaceae bacterium DNA encodes the following proteins:
- a CDS encoding ABC transporter permease, which yields MRAYVIRRVLLLIPTFFLLTILVFLSVRFIPGDAVDLLMFRMAEAAGGGTAIDRAALERRLGLDVPVHVQYARWMGAILLRGDLGTPLLRPEPVGELIGGRLPTTIELGLVAVIVGVLIGVPIGIYSAVRQDTVGDYVGRSFAIFGLATPNFWLATIILVFPAIWWGWSPPLRLMRLSDDPVRHFSMFIVPGLILGTYLAASTMRMTRTMMLEVLRQDYIRTAWAKGLRERLVILRHVIRNALIPVVTLVGLQVPIIVGGSVIMEQMFAIPGLGRLMIDALFDRDYPLISGINLFFAVAVMVINLLVDVLYAYLDPRVHYG from the coding sequence ATGAGAGCGTACGTCATCCGCCGCGTCCTGCTGCTGATCCCGACCTTCTTCCTGCTGACGATTCTGGTGTTCCTGTCGGTGCGGTTCATACCGGGGGACGCCGTCGACCTCCTGATGTTCAGAATGGCGGAGGCGGCCGGCGGTGGCACCGCCATCGACCGGGCGGCGCTGGAGCGGCGGCTGGGGCTGGACGTGCCGGTGCACGTGCAGTACGCGCGCTGGATGGGAGCGATCCTGCTGCGCGGCGACCTGGGCACCCCGCTGCTGCGGCCGGAACCGGTCGGGGAGTTGATCGGCGGCCGGCTGCCGACCACCATCGAATTGGGCTTGGTGGCGGTGATCGTGGGGGTGCTGATCGGGGTGCCGATCGGCATCTACTCGGCGGTGCGGCAGGACACGGTCGGCGACTACGTGGGGCGTTCCTTCGCCATCTTCGGACTGGCCACGCCCAACTTCTGGCTGGCCACCATCATCCTGGTGTTTCCGGCGATCTGGTGGGGGTGGTCGCCGCCGTTGCGCCTGATGCGGCTGAGCGACGACCCGGTGCGCCACTTCAGCATGTTCATCGTGCCGGGCCTGATCCTGGGCACCTACCTGGCGGCCAGCACCATGCGCATGACCCGCACCATGATGCTGGAGGTGCTGCGGCAGGACTACATTCGCACCGCCTGGGCCAAGGGCCTGCGCGAGCGGCTGGTGATCCTGCGCCACGTGATCAGGAACGCGCTGATCCCGGTGGTGACGCTGGTGGGGCTGCAGGTACCTATCATCGTCGGCGGCTCGGTGATCATGGAGCAGATGTTCGCCATCCCGGGCCTGGGGCGGCTGATGATCGACGCCCTGTTCGACCGCGACTACCCGCTGATATCGGGGATCAACCTGTTCTTCGCCGTCGCGGTGATGGTGATCAACCTGCTGGTCGACGTGCTGTACGCCTACCTGGACCCGCGCGTCCACTACGGGTGA
- a CDS encoding ABC transporter permease, whose product MGEVTAPKSLPERGAKGQSFVRDLLRRLIRERPVGAVSGAVVLLLCLVAIFADLLAPYHFMEMTMIDRLKGPSGTYPLGTDHIGRDLFSRLLYGARVSLGVGFAATTLSVVVSLLIGGVAGFVGGKVDLAVQRLVDAWMSFPGLLLLLTIMTIVGQGIPQIIGMLALASGVANSRVVRGAVIGIKGNAYFEAAHAIGSPSWRTLLRHVWPNITAPIIIIYSITIGWAIIAEASLSFLGFGLPPDVPSWGTMLSREGRQYMEMAPRLAMWPGVALTLVVYCLNMVGDALRDLLDPRLRGGGGVAGGVGARAAERATRALQKLERSR is encoded by the coding sequence ATGGGTGAGGTGACCGCGCCGAAGTCGCTACCGGAGCGGGGGGCGAAGGGGCAGTCGTTCGTGCGCGACCTGCTGCGCCGGCTGATCAGGGAGCGGCCGGTGGGCGCGGTCAGCGGTGCGGTCGTGCTGCTGCTGTGCCTGGTGGCGATCTTCGCCGACCTGCTGGCGCCGTATCACTTCATGGAAATGACCATGATCGACCGGCTCAAGGGGCCGTCGGGCACCTACCCGCTGGGCACCGACCACATCGGCCGCGACCTGTTCAGCCGCCTGCTGTACGGGGCGCGGGTGTCGCTGGGGGTGGGGTTCGCCGCCACCACCCTGAGCGTGGTGGTGTCGCTGCTGATCGGCGGGGTGGCGGGGTTCGTGGGCGGCAAGGTGGACCTGGCGGTGCAGCGCCTGGTGGACGCCTGGATGTCGTTTCCGGGCCTGCTGCTGCTGCTGACCATCATGACCATCGTCGGCCAGGGCATCCCGCAGATCATCGGCATGCTGGCGCTGGCCTCCGGGGTGGCCAACTCGCGGGTGGTGCGGGGGGCGGTGATCGGCATCAAGGGCAACGCCTACTTCGAGGCGGCGCACGCGATCGGCAGCCCGTCGTGGCGGACGCTGCTGCGCCACGTGTGGCCGAACATCACGGCGCCGATCATCATCATCTACTCGATCACGATCGGCTGGGCGATCATCGCGGAGGCGTCCTTGAGCTTCCTGGGCTTCGGGCTGCCGCCGGACGTGCCGAGCTGGGGCACGATGCTGAGCCGGGAGGGGCGGCAGTACATGGAGATGGCGCCGCGGCTGGCGATGTGGCCGGGGGTGGCGCTGACGCTGGTGGTGTACTGCCTGAACATGGTAGGCGACGCGCTGCGCGACCTGCTCGACCCGCGCCTGCGCGGCGGCGGCGGGGTGGCCGGCGGCGTAGGCGCCCGCGCCGCCGAGCGCGCCACCCGGGCCCTGCAAAAGCTGGAACGATCCCGCTGA
- a CDS encoding nucleotidyl transferase AbiEii/AbiGii toxin family protein — protein sequence MSYPSFTGQPANLDVDFNFMYRQPLWEIHHADSHPLGEFQARGIPVLDLHELAAGKLSALFSRRQARDLFDCHRVLDTDELQAERLRIAFVVYGGMNRKDWRTVSVDDVDFDSAELARQLGPALRIRQPPEQEALAEYGARLVEECRRALSIVLPFTDAERAFLDLLLDRGEVDASILTSDTTLRERIQAQPLLEWKALNVRRHRGLS from the coding sequence TTGAGCTACCCGAGCTTCACCGGGCAGCCCGCAAACCTCGATGTGGATTTCAACTTCATGTATAGACAGCCGCTCTGGGAGATTCACCATGCCGACTCTCACCCGCTCGGGGAGTTCCAGGCCAGGGGTATTCCTGTTCTCGACCTGCACGAACTTGCGGCCGGGAAGCTCTCGGCGCTGTTCTCGCGCCGGCAGGCGAGAGACCTCTTCGACTGCCATCGCGTTCTCGATACCGACGAGCTCCAGGCCGAACGCCTCCGCATCGCCTTCGTTGTCTACGGGGGCATGAACCGCAAGGATTGGCGGACCGTCTCGGTCGACGATGTGGATTTCGACAGTGCGGAATTGGCGAGGCAACTCGGCCCCGCCCTTCGCATCCGCCAACCGCCAGAGCAGGAGGCATTGGCGGAGTACGGGGCGCGTCTTGTCGAAGAGTGCAGGAGGGCGCTTTCCATCGTGCTCCCATTCACCGACGCCGAGCGCGCATTCCTGGACCTGCTGCTGGACCGAGGGGAAGTCGACGCATCGATCTTGACGTCTGACACGACCCTGCGGGAACGCATCCAGGCCCAGCCGCTGCTCGAGTGGAAGGCGCTCAATGTGCGGCGGCACAGGGGACTTTCCTGA
- a CDS encoding nucleotidyl transferase AbiEii/AbiGii toxin family protein, with protein MRFSTAEILPIARPDGFDEGTVEKVLHLVHLLNVLNSHPALRGKWVLKGGTALNLFVLRHPRLSVDIDLNYIGALEREEMRADRPKIEHAAQTVFSREGSPFGGCRANTPAERGG; from the coding sequence GTGAGATTCTCCACGGCGGAAATCCTGCCCATAGCCAGACCCGACGGGTTCGACGAGGGCACGGTCGAGAAGGTCCTCCATCTGGTGCATCTCCTGAACGTCCTGAACTCCCACCCTGCACTGAGAGGGAAGTGGGTCCTGAAGGGCGGTACCGCCTTGAACCTGTTCGTCCTGCGCCATCCGAGGCTGTCCGTGGACATCGATCTCAACTATATCGGCGCGCTGGAGCGCGAGGAGATGCGGGCGGACCGCCCCAAGATCGAGCACGCGGCCCAGACGGTGTTTTCCCGTGAAGGTTCGCCGTTCGGAGGGTGCCGAGCGAACACGCCGGCGGAACGTGGCGGTTGA
- a CDS encoding ABC transporter substrate-binding protein, with the protein MTPRLILPALVFALVATVTFAAAEGEEASAAEKEMVLDPSTGEMVTAPEYGGTIRPIVNFKNEGIDPYYSYTSGFWVSLTNEKLGGVDWAVDRSVVGFDTLYLPNVVVTGLLAESWENPDPLTYVFKIRDGVFWHDKAPVNGRQLTAHDVKFHYERIVGLSGEKSAESSGELYDELSVASITAPDDFTLVVKLNKPDLRAQNALLLDFGAWIVPPEVVEQFGDIQDWRNVVGTGPYQLTDVVEGSSWTYTKNDNYWRNDPKFPDNRLPYADKVEYIIVNDPAAITSLMRSGQADYMGFPLNSHLTSVDAAVSLQKTSPNLVLHPFSFRSETAFSFNNQKPPWNDIRVRRALSMAIDQESIAENYMQGWGDASPHGPTGAKVLGYAVPFDEWPQETKQYYRFDPEAAEKLLEEAGYPRGEDGIRFSTVYEHFEFYDLGYYQIAMDYLRQIGIDVEIQVRTRAELGALVTNRTYLGLLSNVWAAEYPDGLAPLAQYSSKNLNHLNIQDPVFEEYYENATAATTIEEQQEWARKANLRLAEQLVVIRGPIAPLFGATQPWLKGYNGEGELGRMNRAGIFQYLWIDQDLKRELGF; encoded by the coding sequence ATGACTCCAAGACTCATACTGCCGGCGCTGGTGTTCGCGCTGGTGGCTACCGTTACGTTCGCCGCCGCCGAGGGCGAGGAAGCATCCGCGGCCGAGAAGGAGATGGTGCTCGACCCGAGCACCGGCGAGATGGTGACCGCACCCGAGTATGGCGGCACGATCCGACCGATCGTCAACTTCAAGAACGAGGGCATCGATCCCTATTACAGCTACACTTCCGGATTCTGGGTTTCGCTGACCAACGAGAAACTGGGGGGAGTGGACTGGGCAGTCGACCGGAGCGTGGTCGGCTTCGACACGCTGTACCTGCCCAACGTGGTCGTCACCGGGCTGCTGGCCGAGAGCTGGGAGAACCCGGATCCGCTCACCTACGTGTTCAAGATCCGCGACGGCGTGTTCTGGCACGACAAGGCGCCGGTGAACGGTCGCCAGCTTACGGCGCACGATGTCAAGTTCCACTACGAGCGGATCGTGGGACTCAGCGGTGAGAAGAGCGCGGAAAGCTCCGGAGAGCTGTACGACGAGCTGTCGGTCGCGTCGATCACGGCTCCCGACGATTTCACCCTGGTAGTCAAACTGAACAAGCCCGATCTCCGAGCCCAGAATGCCCTTCTCTTGGACTTCGGTGCGTGGATAGTGCCGCCCGAGGTGGTCGAGCAATTCGGGGACATTCAAGACTGGCGCAACGTGGTCGGAACGGGTCCCTATCAGCTGACCGACGTGGTGGAGGGCAGCTCGTGGACCTACACCAAGAACGATAACTACTGGCGCAACGACCCGAAATTCCCCGACAACCGGTTGCCCTACGCGGACAAGGTCGAGTACATCATCGTCAACGACCCCGCGGCCATCACCTCACTGATGCGCTCGGGGCAGGCGGACTATATGGGGTTCCCTCTCAACTCGCATCTGACCAGTGTCGATGCGGCGGTGAGTCTGCAGAAGACCAGTCCCAACCTGGTGCTCCACCCGTTTTCCTTTCGCTCGGAAACGGCGTTCAGTTTCAACAACCAAAAGCCGCCCTGGAACGACATCCGGGTGCGCCGGGCCCTCAGCATGGCCATAGACCAGGAGTCCATCGCCGAGAACTACATGCAGGGTTGGGGCGATGCAAGCCCGCACGGTCCCACTGGCGCCAAGGTGCTCGGGTACGCCGTCCCGTTCGACGAGTGGCCCCAGGAGACCAAGCAGTACTATCGGTTCGACCCCGAGGCGGCCGAGAAGCTGCTGGAGGAGGCCGGCTATCCGCGGGGCGAGGACGGCATTCGCTTCAGCACCGTCTATGAGCACTTCGAATTCTACGACCTCGGCTACTACCAGATCGCCATGGATTACCTCAGGCAGATCGGCATCGACGTCGAGATCCAGGTAAGAACTCGCGCGGAGTTGGGCGCATTAGTTACGAACCGCACCTACCTCGGTCTGCTCTCGAATGTATGGGCCGCCGAGTATCCCGATGGCCTCGCCCCGCTTGCCCAATACTCGTCTAAAAACCTAAACCATTTGAACATCCAGGACCCCGTATTCGAAGAGTACTACGAGAACGCGACGGCCGCTACCACGATAGAGGAGCAGCAGGAGTGGGCGCGGAAGGCCAACCTGCGTTTGGCCGAGCAGCTGGTGGTGATCAGGGGCCCCATAGCGCCCCTGTTCGGTGCGACCCAACCATGGTTAAAGGGCTACAACGGAGAAGGCGAGCTCGGCCGCATGAACCGTGCTGGCATCTTCCAGTACCTCTGGATCGACCAGGACCTGAAGCGGGAGCTTGGATTCTGA